A section of the Streptomyces sp. Je 1-369 genome encodes:
- a CDS encoding NAD-dependent protein deacetylase yields MRTRPTLTWEPQGDLPPASTDLSAVVAAVRAGGVVVLSGAGLSTESGIPDYRGEHGSFRRNHVPMTFQEFTGGDEARRRYWARSQLGRRAMAAARPNAGHRAVAALTEAGLVTGVITQNVDGLQQAAGARDVVELHGSLDRVICLDCGAAEDRATLDDRLRAANPGFEAVAARNRAAQVNPDGDVDLPAEAVSGFRTVACTACGTGVLKPDVVFFGENVPPERVAARRSLVDGATTLLVLGSSLTVMSGLRFVRQAARSGTPVLIVNQGPTRGDRHATRIDLPLGPALTTVVSRTLPPS; encoded by the coding sequence ATGCGGACGCGACCCACGTTGACCTGGGAGCCGCAGGGCGACCTGCCTCCGGCCTCGACCGACCTCTCGGCGGTCGTCGCCGCGGTGCGCGCGGGAGGCGTCGTCGTGCTCAGCGGAGCGGGCCTCTCGACGGAGTCCGGCATCCCGGACTACCGAGGGGAGCACGGCTCGTTCCGCCGCAACCACGTGCCGATGACGTTCCAGGAGTTCACCGGTGGCGACGAAGCGCGCCGACGGTACTGGGCCCGGAGCCAGCTGGGCCGCAGGGCCATGGCGGCGGCCCGCCCGAACGCCGGTCACCGCGCCGTGGCGGCCCTGACGGAAGCGGGTCTCGTCACCGGAGTGATCACCCAGAACGTCGACGGGCTGCAGCAGGCCGCCGGAGCGCGGGACGTGGTGGAGCTCCACGGCAGCCTCGACCGCGTCATCTGTCTGGACTGCGGCGCGGCGGAAGACCGCGCGACGCTCGACGACCGCCTGCGCGCGGCGAACCCCGGCTTCGAGGCGGTCGCCGCCCGCAACCGCGCGGCACAGGTGAACCCGGACGGCGACGTGGATCTGCCCGCCGAGGCGGTCAGCGGATTCAGGACGGTGGCGTGCACGGCCTGCGGCACCGGCGTGCTCAAGCCGGACGTGGTGTTCTTCGGCGAGAACGTCCCGCCGGAGCGGGTGGCCGCCCGCCGAAGCCTCGTCGACGGAGCGACCACCCTGCTGGTCCTCGGCTCGTCCCTGACGGTGATGTCCGGCCTCCGCTTCGTCCGCCAGGCCGCCCGGTCCGGCACCCCGGTCCTGATCGTGAACCAGGGCCCCACCCGCGGCGACCGCCACGCCACCCGCATCGACCTCCCCCTGGGCCCCGCGCTGACCACCGTCGTGTCGCGGACCCTCCCACCCTCGTAA
- a CDS encoding helix-turn-helix domain-containing protein, with protein sequence MIQPNMGERVCPQCGKTWISQGAGRPGTYCGTKCRQAANRESRKSRPEPPDTRLVDEQLLQDFRAIQDEVEELLGSLDYSGAPPEDPLRVLVRIQQRLDAVTIGLVGRARARGASWPDVGGAMNLTPDTVRHKYATAMDRYQRKRAPRTQRPTGPTPRRPAAPDDGPGPGPVRYMITGTFGQHADEEGADVVVCAEELAPALAALHRASGRTLRSVAEQARLSPGYVSRIIAGERLPSWSVVCRLARACGASPAQLRPLWDNALTRRGTKGDTPPSLHAALRYLHRRAGHPDPAQLAAASAQLTTHQITAMLKSAAVLEWETVRELVSALDGEAAYFEPLWRTAVRTRRPPAKRPMPLPPLTHPDRGTAAPVAVFRLLAQFNGVLKSNPLLTEPMREQVRRTIARRARAAAI encoded by the coding sequence ATGATCCAGCCGAATATGGGAGAAAGGGTCTGCCCGCAGTGCGGCAAGACCTGGATATCCCAAGGAGCCGGACGCCCGGGCACCTATTGCGGCACCAAGTGCCGCCAGGCGGCCAACCGCGAAAGCAGAAAGAGCCGCCCGGAACCTCCCGACACCCGGCTCGTCGACGAACAGCTCCTCCAGGACTTCCGCGCGATCCAGGACGAGGTCGAGGAACTGCTCGGCTCCCTCGACTACTCCGGAGCGCCGCCCGAAGACCCCCTGCGCGTCCTGGTGCGCATCCAGCAGCGCCTGGACGCCGTCACCATCGGCCTCGTCGGCCGCGCCCGGGCCCGCGGCGCCAGCTGGCCGGACGTCGGCGGGGCCATGAACCTCACCCCGGACACGGTCCGCCACAAGTACGCCACCGCCATGGACCGTTACCAGCGCAAGCGCGCCCCGCGTACCCAGCGCCCGACGGGACCCACGCCGCGCAGACCCGCGGCGCCCGACGACGGCCCAGGGCCCGGCCCCGTCCGCTACATGATCACCGGCACGTTCGGCCAGCACGCCGACGAGGAGGGCGCGGACGTCGTCGTCTGCGCCGAGGAGCTGGCTCCTGCCCTGGCCGCCCTGCACCGCGCCAGCGGACGTACGCTGCGGTCGGTCGCCGAGCAGGCCCGCCTCTCGCCGGGCTACGTCTCGCGCATCATCGCCGGCGAACGCCTGCCCTCCTGGTCCGTCGTCTGCCGCCTGGCACGCGCCTGCGGCGCCTCCCCGGCCCAGCTCCGGCCGCTGTGGGACAACGCCCTGACCCGCCGAGGCACGAAGGGAGACACTCCACCCTCGCTGCACGCGGCGCTGCGCTACCTCCACCGCCGCGCCGGACACCCCGACCCGGCTCAACTCGCCGCGGCCAGCGCTCAACTGACGACTCATCAAATCACCGCCATGCTGAAGAGCGCCGCGGTGCTGGAGTGGGAGACCGTGCGGGAGCTGGTCTCCGCCCTGGACGGCGAAGCGGCGTACTTCGAACCGCTCTGGCGCACCGCGGTGCGGACGCGTCGGCCGCCCGCCAAGCGCCCCATGCCGCTGCCGCCCCTGACGCACCCGGACCGTGGCACGGCGGCCCCCGTCGCGGTCTTCCGGCTCCTGGCCCAGTTCAACGGCGTCCTCAAGAGCAATCCACTGCTCACCGAACCCATGCGGGAACAGGTGCGGCGCACGATCGCGCGGCGGGCGAGGGCCGCGGCGATCTGA
- a CDS encoding SRPBCC family protein yields MSQVEESIEVDVPVRAAYNQWTQFETFPEFMQGVQRIEQRSDKLTHWVTKIDGVERTFDARITEQIPDERVAWTTVEGQAKQAGVVTFHRLDESRTKVMLQMRYDPDGLAETVGDKLGFVKRQVTGDLGRFKQFIEKRGGAETGAWRGEV; encoded by the coding sequence GTGTCGCAGGTCGAAGAGTCCATCGAGGTCGACGTCCCGGTCCGCGCGGCGTACAACCAGTGGACCCAGTTCGAGACGTTCCCCGAGTTCATGCAGGGTGTCCAGCGGATCGAGCAGCGCAGCGACAAGCTCACCCACTGGGTGACGAAGATCGACGGCGTGGAGCGCACGTTCGACGCCAGGATCACCGAGCAGATTCCGGACGAGCGCGTGGCGTGGACCACGGTGGAGGGCCAGGCCAAACAGGCCGGCGTCGTCACCTTCCACCGCCTCGACGAGTCGCGCACCAAGGTCATGCTGCAGATGCGGTACGACCCGGACGGCCTCGCCGAGACGGTCGGCGACAAGCTCGGCTTCGTCAAGCGGCAGGTCACCGGTGACCTGGGCCGGTTCAAGCAGTTCATCGAGAAGCGCGGCGGCGCGGAAACGGGCGCCTGGCGCGGCGAGGTGTGA
- a CDS encoding alpha/beta hydrolase, producing MTKIKRNTVLLTASAAVLTLTGPATASTAPTAPATATATLDWTTCEGRGAGTRQECATLAVPMDHAHPEGKEIEIAVSRIPSEKPGARRGALFLIPGGPGGSSIDDPSGKGQKLPQSVRDAYDLIGFEPRGLSRSTPVDCGLEPADLAPSALRPWPAPDGSVTENMVTAKRLSDACARNGGELIRHISTTDNARDIDRIRAALGEERLSAWAVSYGTYVGAVYSQLFPHRTDRIVLDSNDDPDPRRVGRGWLAAHERGVEDTFPEFAEWASAPENEDRIAETAVEVRPLFLRLAARLDREPIPWPDANPAVLNGDVLRQTMLNAMDDPDDFPGLARLMRGALKGDLPPAPPAPPEKPVQNAVAVGSATLCNDVAWPTSPAAYQKGVTESRAKYPLTAGMPRNAMLCAAWPYRAKQATRITDRGPSNILLVQNERDPNTPLSGALKLREALGRRAVMVTVDATGHDAYLANGNACGDRTVSRFLATGQRPAHDTSCARA from the coding sequence ATGACGAAGATCAAGCGGAACACCGTCCTGCTCACCGCCTCCGCCGCGGTCCTCACCCTCACCGGGCCGGCCACCGCGTCCACCGCGCCGACTGCTCCTGCGACCGCGACCGCGACGCTCGACTGGACGACGTGCGAGGGCCGGGGGGCGGGCACGCGCCAGGAGTGCGCGACGCTCGCCGTGCCGATGGACCACGCCCACCCCGAAGGCAAGGAGATCGAGATCGCGGTCTCCCGCATACCCAGCGAGAAGCCCGGGGCCCGCCGGGGCGCCCTGTTCCTGATCCCCGGCGGGCCCGGCGGATCCAGCATCGACGACCCCTCCGGCAAGGGGCAGAAGCTGCCGCAGAGCGTGCGGGACGCCTACGACCTGATCGGCTTCGAACCCCGCGGCCTCAGCCGCTCCACGCCGGTCGACTGCGGCCTCGAACCCGCCGACCTCGCGCCGTCCGCCCTGCGCCCCTGGCCCGCCCCCGATGGTTCCGTAACCGAGAACATGGTCACGGCGAAACGCCTCTCCGACGCCTGCGCACGCAACGGCGGTGAACTCATCCGCCACATCAGCACGACCGACAACGCCCGCGACATCGACCGCATCCGGGCCGCGCTCGGCGAGGAGAGACTCTCGGCCTGGGCCGTCTCGTACGGAACGTACGTGGGCGCCGTCTACAGCCAGCTGTTCCCGCACCGCACCGATCGGATCGTGCTCGACAGCAACGACGATCCCGACCCCCGCCGGGTCGGCCGCGGTTGGCTTGCGGCGCACGAGCGGGGTGTCGAGGACACCTTTCCGGAGTTTGCCGAGTGGGCCTCCGCGCCGGAGAACGAGGACCGCATCGCGGAGACGGCGGTCGAGGTACGTCCGCTCTTCCTCCGCCTCGCCGCCCGCCTGGACCGCGAACCGATCCCCTGGCCCGACGCCAACCCGGCCGTACTGAACGGCGATGTGCTGCGGCAGACCATGCTCAACGCGATGGACGATCCCGACGACTTCCCCGGCCTCGCCCGCCTGATGCGCGGCGCCCTGAAGGGTGACCTGCCGCCCGCGCCCCCGGCCCCGCCCGAGAAGCCGGTCCAGAACGCCGTCGCCGTCGGCTCCGCGACCCTCTGCAACGACGTCGCGTGGCCCACGTCACCTGCCGCGTACCAGAAGGGCGTCACCGAGAGCCGCGCCAAGTATCCGCTGACCGCCGGCATGCCCAGGAACGCGATGCTCTGCGCCGCCTGGCCCTACCGGGCGAAGCAGGCCACACGCATCACCGACCGGGGCCCGTCCAACATCCTCCTCGTCCAGAACGAGCGCGACCCCAACACCCCGCTGAGCGGCGCCCTGAAGCTGCGTGAGGCGCTCGGCCGCCGTGCCGTCATGGTGACGGTCGACGCCACCGGTCACGACGCCTACCTCGCCAACGGAAACGCGTGCGGCGATCGGACGGTGTCCCGCTTCCTGGCCACGGGGCAGCGTCCGGCGCACGACACCTCGTGCGCCCGAGCTTGA
- a CDS encoding FUSC family protein: MERLRKGRAWWARAWGSSGHERHTVLLVAKRVLAATLSWWIAHDFLNATSPAFAPFSAVLIMNVTLQQSVWQTLRYVAAVVVGVAVQSAIGFTAGPDLFAFVVVAAIALSLGQWTALGEQRSQVATAAFFAFSTYSAAATNADRALQLGQIILLVLIGCGIGLAVNLCIAPPLRYRSAEQGLRALAAEMEYLLDDMADGLCSGDVDADRADQWLHAGERVQDAVGQARAGLSTAENSVPFNPRRLLPAHRGYLRFDRYRQALAAMERAVHQLASLTRSLGRWRDTEDTYTYTPALEAYADFAAALRDVVHVLVELDSDKLSDQAQEMCGLAGTAQEALQKVLDVAQEYGLPLADASRPYGVLIVEATRLMEEFQNTCDVLQDTADA; the protein is encoded by the coding sequence GTGGAGCGGTTGCGTAAGGGCAGAGCCTGGTGGGCGCGAGCGTGGGGCTCGTCCGGGCACGAGCGCCACACGGTGCTCCTCGTCGCGAAACGTGTGCTGGCGGCGACGCTGTCGTGGTGGATCGCGCACGACTTCCTGAACGCCACGTCCCCGGCGTTCGCACCGTTCTCCGCGGTGCTGATCATGAACGTCACGCTCCAGCAGTCGGTGTGGCAGACGCTGCGCTACGTCGCCGCGGTCGTCGTCGGCGTAGCCGTACAGTCGGCGATCGGCTTCACCGCGGGACCCGACCTCTTCGCCTTCGTCGTGGTCGCCGCCATCGCGCTCAGCCTCGGCCAGTGGACGGCGCTCGGCGAACAGCGCTCCCAGGTCGCCACCGCCGCCTTCTTCGCCTTCTCCACGTACTCCGCCGCCGCCACGAACGCCGACCGCGCCCTCCAGCTCGGACAGATCATCCTCCTCGTCCTCATCGGCTGCGGCATCGGCCTGGCCGTCAACCTCTGCATCGCGCCGCCGCTGCGCTACCGCAGCGCCGAGCAGGGCCTGCGTGCCCTGGCCGCGGAGATGGAGTACCTGCTCGACGACATGGCCGACGGTCTCTGCAGCGGCGACGTGGACGCCGACCGGGCCGATCAGTGGCTCCATGCCGGTGAGCGCGTGCAGGACGCGGTGGGCCAGGCGCGGGCCGGGCTCAGCACGGCGGAGAACAGCGTGCCTTTCAACCCGCGCCGCCTGCTCCCCGCCCACCGGGGCTACCTCAGGTTCGACCGCTACCGGCAGGCACTGGCCGCCATGGAACGCGCGGTCCACCAGCTGGCCTCGCTGACCCGCAGCCTCGGCCGTTGGCGCGACACGGAGGACACGTACACCTACACCCCGGCACTGGAGGCCTACGCCGACTTCGCCGCGGCCCTGCGCGACGTCGTGCACGTCCTCGTCGAACTCGACTCCGACAAGCTGTCCGACCAGGCCCAGGAGATGTGCGGCCTCGCAGGGACCGCTCAGGAGGCGCTCCAGAAGGTCCTCGACGTGGCGCAGGAGTACGGGCTGCCGCTGGCCGACGCGTCCCGCCCGTACGGCGTCCTCATCGTCGAGGCCACCCGCCTGATGGAGGAGTTCCAGAACACCTGCGACGTGCTCCAGGACACGGCGGACGCCTGA
- a CDS encoding FAD binding domain-containing protein: MDLNTVLDVCDARRRGPWQPGDAWLGGGTYLFSEPQPRLRRLVDLSRMGWEPLRTLPDGGVRISATCTIAQLSRFGRTLDAPAAPLFEQCCRAFLASFKIWNMATVGGNLCHALPAGPMISLTAALDGACSLRAQDGSHRNVRTVDLVTGDGSNDLAEGELLRSVTVSGRALRCRTAFRQVSLYRLGRSGALLIGTIDPADGSLALTITAATRRPFRLSFPQPPAQGELHEAIVSAVADSDWFDDIHGLPEWRRHMTLRLAEQIRRELTQKGAR, from the coding sequence ATGGATCTGAACACGGTTCTCGACGTGTGCGACGCCCGGCGTCGCGGGCCCTGGCAGCCGGGCGACGCGTGGCTCGGCGGCGGAACGTACCTCTTCTCCGAACCCCAGCCGCGGCTGCGGCGCCTGGTGGATCTGAGCCGGATGGGCTGGGAGCCGCTCCGTACGCTGCCGGACGGCGGGGTACGGATCTCCGCCACCTGCACGATCGCGCAGCTCTCCCGGTTCGGGCGGACGCTCGACGCGCCGGCCGCCCCTCTCTTCGAACAGTGCTGCCGCGCCTTCCTCGCCTCGTTCAAGATCTGGAACATGGCGACCGTCGGCGGGAACCTCTGCCATGCCCTGCCCGCCGGGCCGATGATCTCCCTCACCGCCGCCCTCGACGGCGCGTGCTCACTGCGGGCCCAGGACGGTTCGCATAGGAACGTGCGCACGGTGGACCTCGTCACCGGGGACGGCAGCAACGACCTCGCCGAAGGTGAGCTGCTGCGCTCGGTGACCGTGTCCGGCCGCGCCCTGCGATGCCGTACGGCGTTCCGGCAAGTGTCGCTGTACCGCCTCGGGCGTTCCGGCGCTCTGCTCATCGGGACGATCGATCCGGCGGACGGTTCGCTGGCCCTGACCATCACGGCCGCGACCCGTCGGCCGTTCCGGCTGTCGTTCCCGCAGCCCCCGGCTCAGGGAGAGTTGCACGAGGCGATCGTCTCGGCCGTCGCCGACTCCGACTGGTTCGACGACATCCACGGGCTGCCCGAGTGGCGGCGGCACATGACCCTCCGCCTCGCCGAGCAGATCCGCCGTGAACTCACCCAGAAGGGTGCGCGATGA